A DNA window from Bacteroides cellulosilyticus contains the following coding sequences:
- a CDS encoding tetratricopeptide repeat protein, whose translation MIKKILTAFLLLPTLLCAQINTERVMTIARNALYFEDYVLSIQYFNQVINAKPYLYEPYFFRGLAKINLDDFQGAEADCNAAIQRNPFVVGAYQIRGLARIRQNNYDGAIEDYKTALRYDPENLVLWHNLSLCHMQKEDYGAAKEDLGKLLKIAPRYTRAYLMRGEVSLKQKDTIQALNDFEKAIEMDRYDPDGWGARAIVRLQQGKYADAEADLDHSIHLSAKNAGNYINRALARFHQNNLRGAMSDYDLALDIDPNNFLGHYNRGLLRAQVGDDNRAIEDFDFVLQIEPDNMMATFNRGLLRAQTGNYRGAISDYSKVIDEYPNFMAGYYHRAEARKKIGDRKGAEQDEFKLMKMQIDKRNGVTADNKDVADNNAQDGEDKSKTRKKSDKNMDNYRKIVIADDSEQDEKYKSDYRGRVQDRNVSIKMEPMYALTYYEKLSEVKRIVHFHKYIEELNHSKLFPKPLRITNMEAPLTEEQVRFHFALVDSHTSDIVADDKDAKKRFLRGLDFYLVQDFASSIDDFTQAILLDDKFFPAYFMRALVRYKQLEYKKAEAELTEGVPGASSDSKKQPEVTSIDYDIVKNDLDHVIQLAPDFVYGYYNRANVSSMLKDYRGALEDYNKAIELNKDFAEAYFNRGLTHIFLGNNKQGITDLSKAGELGIVSAYNIIKRFTDTRE comes from the coding sequence ATGATAAAAAAGATACTGACGGCTTTCCTGTTGCTTCCAACGTTGCTGTGTGCGCAGATCAATACGGAGCGGGTGATGACAATCGCGCGTAACGCATTGTATTTTGAAGACTATGTGCTTTCTATCCAGTATTTCAACCAAGTAATTAACGCCAAGCCTTATTTATATGAGCCTTACTTCTTTCGTGGTTTGGCAAAGATTAATTTGGATGATTTTCAAGGTGCGGAAGCGGACTGTAATGCTGCTATCCAACGTAATCCTTTTGTGGTAGGCGCTTATCAAATACGTGGGTTGGCTCGTATTCGGCAGAATAATTATGACGGAGCCATAGAGGATTATAAGACAGCCTTGAGATATGATCCGGAAAATCTTGTCTTGTGGCATAATCTTTCTCTTTGCCACATGCAGAAGGAGGACTATGGAGCAGCTAAAGAGGATCTGGGGAAATTGTTGAAAATAGCGCCCAGATATACTCGTGCTTATCTGATGCGTGGTGAAGTATCACTGAAGCAGAAAGATACGATACAGGCCTTGAATGATTTTGAAAAGGCGATTGAAATGGATCGCTATGATCCTGACGGGTGGGGAGCACGCGCTATTGTCCGTCTGCAACAAGGAAAGTATGCGGATGCTGAAGCTGACTTGGATCATTCTATTCATTTGAGTGCAAAGAATGCGGGTAATTATATTAATCGTGCATTGGCTCGTTTTCATCAGAATAATTTGAGAGGTGCCATGAGTGATTATGATCTGGCATTGGATATTGATCCGAATAACTTCCTCGGACACTATAACCGTGGTTTGCTTCGTGCTCAGGTGGGTGATGATAACCGTGCAATAGAAGACTTTGATTTCGTTCTGCAGATAGAGCCGGATAATATGATGGCAACCTTTAACCGTGGTTTGCTACGTGCACAGACCGGAAATTATCGTGGTGCAATCAGTGATTATTCGAAAGTGATTGATGAATACCCCAACTTTATGGCAGGATATTATCATCGTGCTGAAGCTCGTAAGAAGATCGGTGATCGTAAGGGAGCTGAACAGGATGAATTCAAACTCATGAAGATGCAGATTGACAAACGTAACGGAGTTACGGCAGATAATAAGGATGTCGCGGATAATAATGCTCAGGATGGTGAGGATAAGAGTAAGACGCGTAAGAAGTCCGATAAGAATATGGACAATTACCGGAAGATTGTGATTGCTGACGACTCTGAGCAGGATGAGAAGTATAAGAGTGATTACCGCGGACGTGTACAGGACCGGAATGTATCTATCAAGATGGAGCCGATGTATGCGCTGACCTATTATGAGAAATTAAGCGAGGTAAAACGTATCGTTCATTTCCATAAGTATATCGAGGAGTTGAACCATTCTAAATTGTTCCCGAAGCCTTTGCGTATCACTAATATGGAAGCTCCGTTGACGGAAGAACAAGTGAGATTCCATTTTGCTTTGGTCGACTCGCATACCTCGGATATTGTAGCAGATGACAAAGATGCCAAGAAACGTTTCTTACGTGGGCTTGACTTCTATTTGGTTCAAGACTTTGCCAGCTCCATTGATGACTTTACGCAGGCGATTTTGCTGGATGATAAATTCTTCCCGGCTTATTTCATGCGAGCATTGGTGCGCTACAAACAGCTGGAATATAAAAAAGCGGAAGCTGAGTTAACTGAAGGTGTTCCCGGAGCTTCTTCCGATAGTAAGAAACAACCAGAAGTAACGTCAATAGATTATGATATTGTGAAAAATGATTTGGATCATGTCATCCAATTGGCTCCTGATTTTGTTTATGGCTATTATAACCGTGCCAATGTATCATCAATGTTGAAAGATTATCGTGGGGCATTAGAGGATTATAATAAGGCTATTGAATTGAACAAAGATTTTGCTGAAGCTTATTTCAACCGTGGTTTGACTCATATCTTCTTGGGTAACAACAAGCAGGGAATTACAGATCTGAGTAAGGCGGGTGAATTGGGTATCGTATCGGCTTATAATATTATAAAGAGGTTTACCGATACGCGTGAATAA
- the def gene encoding peptide deformylase, with the protein MILPIYVYGQPVLRKVAEDITPDYPGLKELIANMFETMDHAEGVGLAAPQVGLPIRVVVVDLDVLSEDYPEYKNFRKAYINPHILEVSGEDISMEEGCLSLPGIHESVKRGNKIHVTYMDEDMVEHDEVVEGYLARVMQHEFDHLEGKMFIDHLSPLRKQMIKGKLNAMLKGKAHCTYKVKTVK; encoded by the coding sequence ATGATTTTACCCATTTACGTGTACGGGCAGCCCGTATTGAGAAAAGTGGCGGAAGATATTACTCCCGACTATCCTGGTTTGAAAGAGTTAATAGCGAATATGTTCGAAACGATGGACCATGCAGAAGGTGTGGGACTTGCAGCTCCACAAGTTGGACTTCCGATTCGTGTTGTAGTAGTGGATTTGGATGTACTGTCTGAAGATTATCCGGAATATAAGAATTTTCGGAAAGCATATATCAATCCTCATATCCTAGAAGTATCTGGTGAAGATATATCTATGGAAGAAGGGTGTTTGAGTCTTCCTGGTATCCATGAGTCTGTGAAACGTGGTAATAAAATTCATGTTACGTATATGGATGAAGATATGGTGGAGCATGATGAGGTTGTTGAAGGTTATTTGGCGCGTGTGATGCAACATGAGTTTGACCATCTGGAGGGAAAGATGTTTATTGATCACTTGTCTCCCCTGCGTAAGCAAATGATTAAGGGAAAGCTGAATGCGATGTTGAAGGGCAAGGCTCATTGCACGTATAAAGTGAAAACTGTGAAATAA
- the ruvX gene encoding Holliday junction resolvase RuvX: protein MSRILAIDYGKKRTGIAVSDTLQMIANGLTTVPTHELLTFILDYVGKEPVERILVGLPKQMNNEASENMKRIEPFVRLLKKKLPAMPVEYVDERFTSVLAHRTMLEAGLKKKDRQNKALVDEISATIILQSYLENKRFAL, encoded by the coding sequence ATGAGTAGAATATTAGCGATTGATTACGGTAAAAAGCGTACGGGGATAGCCGTCAGCGATACGTTGCAAATGATTGCTAACGGGTTGACAACTGTACCTACACATGAACTGTTGACGTTCATCCTTGATTATGTAGGAAAAGAACCGGTGGAACGCATTCTTGTAGGGCTTCCTAAACAAATGAACAATGAAGCTTCGGAAAATATGAAGCGAATAGAGCCTTTTGTTCGTTTGTTGAAGAAAAAATTGCCGGCAATGCCTGTTGAGTATGTCGACGAGCGTTTTACTTCTGTTTTGGCACATCGTACTATGCTGGAGGCCGGGCTGAAGAAAAAAGATCGACAGAATAAAGCTTTGGTAGATGAAATCAGTGCGACTATTATCCTGCAAAGTTATTTGGAGAATAAACGTTTTGCCTTATAA
- a CDS encoding YjbH domain-containing protein, which produces MQIKRFITTCIFLCCAFVLSAQLTYGTTGLLHAPSAEMQKDKTIMLGANFMNKEITPPTWYYHTYNYYLNVTFFPWLEVAYTCTLFKAEALGLKPYGYSGFTNQDRYFSVRLRALKEGQFWKYMPAVVLGTSDPFTSSGGGVVGSSSGNGYFSRFYIAATKHLPIGTEEIGVHLSYLYNQRKEYKLNGIAAGITYNPSFAPDLRVIAEYDSKDFALGATYLLFNHLHAQVELQKMKYFTGGLMFRFTLK; this is translated from the coding sequence ATGCAGATAAAACGATTTATAACAACGTGCATATTTTTATGCTGTGCGTTTGTACTTTCGGCTCAATTAACTTATGGTACTACTGGATTGTTGCATGCCCCTTCCGCTGAAATGCAGAAAGATAAGACAATAATGCTGGGTGCCAACTTTATGAACAAGGAGATAACTCCTCCTACGTGGTACTATCATACGTACAACTATTACCTGAATGTGACCTTTTTCCCCTGGTTGGAAGTGGCATACACATGCACACTTTTTAAAGCGGAAGCACTGGGCTTAAAACCTTACGGTTACTCGGGTTTTACGAATCAGGACAGATATTTCTCTGTCCGACTGCGAGCTTTGAAAGAAGGGCAATTCTGGAAGTATATGCCGGCTGTGGTTCTGGGAACATCAGACCCGTTTACTTCTTCCGGAGGTGGGGTAGTTGGTTCATCAAGCGGAAACGGATATTTCAGCCGTTTTTATATAGCTGCAACCAAGCATCTGCCGATAGGAACAGAAGAAATCGGAGTACACCTCTCTTATTTATATAATCAGAGAAAGGAGTACAAGCTGAACGGAATAGCGGCGGGTATCACTTACAATCCCAGTTTCGCACCGGATTTGAGGGTGATAGCGGAATATGATTCGAAAGATTTTGCGTTGGGTGCCACCTATTTGCTTTTCAACCATTTGCATGCGCAGGTAGAATTGCAAAAAATGAAATATTTTACCGGCGGACTCATGTTTAGATTTACGTTGAAGTAA
- a CDS encoding carboxypeptidase-like regulatory domain-containing protein: protein MKKKSLFSGFNAKLALTVVALSGALLTGCYKDEGLDVNGPAGEVTLPAPVYTIAGTVVDAETLAPIASANVAGDVTATVSKGGFTAKVTDPKAYELTVSAANYEDTKVTVDVVKIEAGQTAVYPAFVAMQPKYEGTYKLAVKDTELGNLTFGTDYTIQTVSGTEVTDVNAVLGGETYIIKITKEGYVTKYVTAELLKLRSSESGKDKTIIVTLTKAPVGVVKISGVLTVNGALYNAKAITLYNEEKSKVLGVDEGYTYNFEVPADLFTVVTRADSEKKSATFVFEIVGPNNETITFKKRIEIQDDGTSDSEVDSPINYAVNLVDPAQTKKLEEFFKTVTVDICNDDEPAGLPFNITYTDYIGTVEVEGNYETKLKEAGLTAGNPIYEQIASLMTVNVIAEFGKEEKTLNSKTDFDYVIPYDNWLKTLDVTRVYNQITREVASITVNDVPVEGTLTKLNGANNVVKEANGIELSNYIVDTVSHAHGHGHGHGSGNAGGGIVVPE, encoded by the coding sequence ATGAAAAAGAAAAGTTTATTCAGTGGTTTTAATGCTAAATTGGCATTAACCGTAGTAGCCTTATCTGGGGCTCTTTTAACCGGATGTTATAAGGATGAAGGCTTGGATGTAAATGGTCCTGCCGGTGAAGTTACACTCCCGGCTCCAGTTTATACGATTGCCGGTACAGTAGTTGATGCTGAAACCTTGGCTCCCATTGCAAGCGCTAACGTAGCAGGAGATGTTACCGCAACTGTTAGCAAGGGCGGATTTACAGCAAAAGTTACGGATCCCAAAGCTTATGAACTCACTGTTAGCGCAGCTAACTATGAAGATACAAAAGTTACAGTGGATGTTGTAAAGATTGAAGCTGGTCAGACTGCTGTATATCCTGCTTTTGTTGCTATGCAACCTAAGTATGAAGGTACTTATAAGCTTGCTGTGAAAGATACTGAACTAGGTAATCTGACTTTCGGTACAGATTATACGATTCAGACTGTATCTGGAACTGAAGTTACAGATGTCAATGCTGTTCTTGGTGGTGAGACTTATATAATCAAAATCACAAAAGAAGGCTATGTAACCAAATATGTAACTGCTGAGTTGCTGAAACTTAGATCTTCTGAAAGCGGAAAGGATAAAACTATTATCGTTACTTTGACGAAAGCTCCCGTTGGCGTAGTAAAAATCTCTGGTGTATTGACTGTTAATGGCGCTCTATATAATGCTAAAGCTATTACCTTATATAATGAGGAAAAGTCAAAGGTACTTGGAGTTGACGAAGGCTATACTTATAATTTTGAGGTTCCCGCTGACTTGTTCACTGTTGTAACAAGAGCTGACTCAGAAAAGAAATCTGCAACATTTGTCTTTGAGATTGTAGGACCGAATAATGAAACAATTACATTCAAGAAGAGAATAGAGATTCAAGACGATGGCACAAGTGATAGTGAAGTTGATTCACCGATCAACTATGCGGTAAATCTGGTTGATCCTGCTCAGACTAAGAAACTTGAAGAATTCTTTAAAACAGTCACTGTAGATATCTGCAATGATGATGAACCGGCCGGTTTACCATTTAACATTACTTATACGGATTATATCGGTACTGTAGAAGTAGAGGGTAATTATGAGACTAAGCTGAAAGAAGCAGGACTGACAGCTGGTAATCCAATCTATGAGCAAATTGCAAGCTTGATGACTGTCAATGTAATCGCGGAATTCGGTAAAGAAGAAAAAACATTAAACTCAAAAACTGATTTCGATTACGTAATTCCTTATGATAATTGGTTGAAAACACTGGATGTTACCCGTGTATATAATCAGATAACTCGTGAAGTGGCAAGTATTACAGTTAATGATGTTCCGGTTGAAGGTACATTAACGAAATTGAATGGTGCTAACAATGTAGTAAAAGAAGCTAATGGTATTGAACTTAGTAACTATATTGTAGATACTGTATCTCATGCTCACGGTCACGGTCATGGTCATGGAAGTGGTAATGCCGGTGGTGGTATTGTAGTTCCTGAATAA
- a CDS encoding OmpA family protein: MKCKFGIVSIMLAGLALTATAQTKEKYYSEKFKDNIFISAGVGAQACVNPDNFDYGFGHAITPLIHVSVGKLFNPIWGVRGQVAGLWSTLYTERGQIKGTYAEVKNKKYFTLRADAMYNLSNSVCGYNPERLFTLSVFAGPGLTFAKAYGEQDKLNALINGSVGLMGQFNVSKYLDINIEARGEVSPSMFGNKSSAYTDGAVSLTAGVTYTFGGKNFISCGAKVDQNAINNEINKYRNELAQAQADLASAKNAMANSKPVTKEVVKEIEVAGPRAIFFKIGSARIDDYGVVNIQLAAKILKANPDKKYKVAGYADKATGSASWNQKLSEKRAQAVYDALIKEGVDKDQLELVGFGGTANMFGKNYLNRVVILE, translated from the coding sequence ATGAAATGTAAATTTGGTATAGTATCTATCATGTTGGCGGGATTAGCTCTTACAGCTACTGCACAGACCAAAGAGAAATACTACAGCGAAAAATTTAAAGATAATATCTTTATAAGCGCTGGTGTAGGAGCTCAGGCATGTGTTAATCCTGACAACTTTGATTATGGCTTCGGACATGCCATCACACCACTGATTCATGTGTCAGTGGGTAAACTGTTCAATCCTATCTGGGGAGTTCGCGGACAAGTTGCCGGATTATGGTCGACACTGTATACAGAGCGCGGACAAATAAAAGGCACTTATGCTGAGGTTAAGAACAAGAAGTATTTCACTCTGCGTGCAGATGCTATGTATAACCTGTCTAACTCTGTTTGCGGATATAATCCGGAGCGCTTATTTACTTTATCTGTGTTCGCAGGTCCCGGATTGACTTTTGCAAAGGCTTATGGTGAGCAAGATAAATTAAATGCTTTGATTAACGGTTCTGTAGGTTTGATGGGACAGTTCAATGTGAGCAAGTATTTGGATATCAATATTGAGGCAAGAGGTGAAGTATCTCCTTCTATGTTTGGGAATAAGAGCAGCGCCTACACGGATGGTGCAGTATCTCTGACCGCAGGTGTTACTTATACTTTTGGCGGTAAGAACTTTATATCTTGTGGTGCAAAAGTTGATCAGAATGCCATCAACAATGAAATCAATAAGTACAGAAACGAACTGGCTCAGGCTCAGGCTGACCTAGCAAGTGCTAAAAATGCCATGGCTAACTCTAAACCTGTAACTAAGGAGGTAGTGAAAGAAATCGAAGTTGCCGGTCCTCGTGCCATCTTCTTCAAGATTGGTAGCGCCCGTATCGATGATTACGGTGTGGTCAACATCCAGTTGGCCGCTAAGATTCTGAAGGCTAACCCGGATAAGAAGTACAAAGTTGCCGGTTATGCTGACAAGGCTACGGGTAGCGCTTCCTGGAACCAGAAGCTGTCTGAAAAACGCGCTCAGGCTGTTTACGACGCATTGATTAAGGAAGGCGTTGATAAGGATCAACTTGAACTCGTCGGGTTCGGTGGTACCGCTAATATGTTCGGTAAGAACTATTTAAACCGAGTTGTAATCCTGGAATAA
- a CDS encoding YjbH domain-containing protein, translated as MRIKRMFIATLLISVSSMLSAQLTYGTTGLLHAPSAEMQKDKTVMLGGNFMNKEITPPTWYYHTYNYFLNVTILPWMEVAYTCTLFKAEALGLKPYGYSGFTNQDRYFSIRLRALKEGQFWRYMPAIVFGTSDPFTSSGGGSVGSTEGNGYYSRFYAAATKHISIGKEEIGVHLSYLYNKRKEYKLNGIAASISYNPTFVPELRMIAEYDSKDFALGATYLLLKHLHIQVELQKMKYFTGGLCFQFRLK; from the coding sequence ATGAGAATAAAACGGATGTTCATTGCGACACTGCTTATCAGTGTATCATCCATGCTTTCGGCTCAATTGACTTATGGAACTACCGGTTTACTGCATGCTCCTTCGGCAGAGATGCAAAAGGACAAGACAGTGATGCTGGGAGGAAACTTTATGAATAAGGAGATAACTCCTCCTACGTGGTACTACCATACGTACAATTATTTTTTGAATGTTACCATCCTGCCGTGGATGGAAGTTGCTTATACTTGCACCCTGTTTAAGGCAGAAGCTTTAGGGTTAAAGCCTTATGGCTATTCAGGATTCACGAATCAGGATAGATATTTTTCTATCCGGTTACGGGCTTTGAAAGAAGGACAATTCTGGAGGTATATGCCAGCTATTGTTTTCGGAACATCAGATCCATTTACTTCATCCGGAGGAGGTTCGGTTGGTTCTACAGAAGGAAACGGATATTATAGTCGTTTCTATGCAGCGGCCACCAAGCATATTTCCATAGGAAAAGAAGAAATAGGAGTACACCTTTCTTATTTATATAATAAAAGAAAAGAGTATAAACTGAATGGAATAGCGGCGAGTATTAGTTATAATCCAACTTTTGTGCCTGAATTAAGAATGATTGCGGAGTATGATTCAAAAGATTTTGCATTGGGAGCCACTTACTTGCTTTTAAAACATCTGCATATACAGGTGGAACTGCAAAAGATGAAATATTTCACGGGTGGATTATGTTTCCAGTTCCGGTTGAAATAA
- a CDS encoding site-specific integrase produces the protein MKEELKIKEPIKLRVKHLANGNKSIYLDMYMDGKRKYEFLKLYIIPEYNKSDRVRNSETLKLANAIKAQRIIELQNQSHGFKINKTSHIKLIDYIQGVAEKKSENEVRKTVLHAVVYHLRRYDPNDTLLSRIDKDYILGFLDYLKTAKQTHTKKEKLLHVNTQVYYYKMLRYCLNYAVSEELISANPMNKMKNEEKPHKHRTEREYLTIDEIRKLAQTPFYNALLKKAFLFSCFCGLRHSDIIALTWGNIEMDEEGNSRLHIIQKKTKEAISLPLSQEAIKQLPQRENAKDGDIIFKKLITLGRTNEILPKWAEQAGIKKHITFHTARHTHATMLLTLGVDLYTVSKLLGHTNIQTTQIYAKLVDESKKKAIDLIPSIT, from the coding sequence ATGAAGGAAGAACTAAAAATAAAAGAGCCAATAAAGCTGAGAGTCAAGCACCTTGCTAATGGCAATAAATCGATATATCTTGATATGTATATGGATGGAAAACGAAAATACGAATTCCTGAAATTATATATTATACCTGAATATAATAAATCAGACAGGGTACGTAATAGTGAAACACTAAAATTAGCAAATGCCATTAAAGCCCAAAGAATTATTGAATTACAAAATCAGAGTCATGGTTTTAAAATCAATAAAACATCTCACATTAAACTGATTGATTATATACAAGGCGTTGCTGAGAAGAAGTCCGAGAATGAGGTGCGCAAAACGGTGTTACATGCTGTAGTCTATCACCTTAGGCGTTATGACCCTAATGATACCCTGTTAAGCCGGATAGATAAAGATTATATTTTGGGATTCCTGGATTATCTAAAAACAGCAAAACAAACTCATACTAAGAAAGAGAAACTTCTGCATGTAAATACTCAAGTCTATTATTATAAAATGTTGAGGTATTGTCTGAATTATGCAGTATCGGAAGAACTGATATCGGCAAACCCTATGAATAAAATGAAGAATGAAGAAAAGCCACATAAACATCGTACAGAAAGGGAATATCTCACGATTGACGAAATAAGAAAGTTGGCGCAAACTCCTTTTTATAATGCTTTATTAAAGAAAGCTTTTCTTTTCAGTTGCTTTTGTGGATTGAGGCATTCTGATATCATAGCTCTTACATGGGGAAATATAGAAATGGACGAGGAGGGTAATTCCCGGCTACATATCATACAAAAGAAAACCAAGGAGGCTATTTCTTTACCTTTGAGCCAAGAAGCTATAAAACAGTTGCCGCAGCGAGAAAATGCTAAAGATGGCGATATAATATTCAAAAAGTTAATAACATTGGGAAGAACAAATGAAATTTTACCGAAATGGGCTGAACAGGCTGGGATTAAAAAGCATATTACATTCCATACAGCCAGGCATACCCATGCGACTATGTTGCTAACTTTAGGCGTCGATCTGTATACCGTTTCTAAATTGCTTGGGCATACCAATATACAGACCACACAGATTTATGCCAAACTTGTTGATGAAAGCAAGAAAAAGGCAATTGACCTCATACCCAGTATAACATAA
- a CDS encoding carboxypeptidase-like regulatory domain-containing protein has translation MALTGSLLTGCYKDEGLDIIDPDQSVTLPAAQYTITGTIYSAEGTILTAATVTSDKGTVTQSSGSFTISGLSHGAVKVTANCTGFDKQETTVNIAELKPGQAAVYPVNFVLGKTATTKEVELRYDLKVTVLDEDMNVINDADVTVYGAGATEVDYETTPLTAGAYKIKASKDGFVSTIQYISLPAAKKEVAIDFADAFATEDYATEIVLVKTATGTVVLAGDLKFGNRWMLAKVVRLYNDKGTQFYGEGNSNTYAYKFNVPETEFVEETTTRAISSKFFSATFKIVDENGIEMTLVQKIAKPTASTEPGGETPNVEVKIDFSFNVEVTRTNAAPTLVPTVDTFDPMIVNGTDRVKQYTYDIPVLVGMKTIDIQGGNLGSETALGVAVAQAMKAATDTIVADGYKNELIEKGYKFELAPYTAVKSITSKQEFVDFTIGVTKVTSTTIITSGDEEPVETTTDVDMDLSGVYAKYQAAGTATVNYDDMEIIKVSHDHGHDHGHGTGNAGGGIIEAE, from the coding sequence GTGGCCTTAACAGGGTCATTACTCACTGGATGTTACAAGGATGAAGGATTGGATATCATCGATCCCGATCAGAGTGTAACATTGCCAGCTGCCCAGTACACAATTACAGGTACAATTTACAGTGCTGAAGGTACTATCTTGACTGCTGCAACAGTTACATCAGATAAAGGTACTGTTACTCAAAGCAGCGGGTCTTTCACTATTTCAGGCTTGTCACACGGTGCTGTAAAGGTTACAGCTAATTGCACAGGTTTCGATAAACAAGAGACAACTGTGAACATTGCTGAATTGAAACCGGGACAAGCTGCTGTTTATCCTGTTAACTTCGTATTAGGCAAAACAGCTACAACCAAAGAAGTTGAATTGAGATATGACCTCAAGGTAACAGTTTTGGATGAAGACATGAATGTAATCAACGATGCTGACGTAACTGTATATGGTGCAGGTGCTACAGAAGTAGATTATGAAACTACTCCTCTAACTGCCGGTGCATATAAGATTAAAGCAAGCAAAGACGGATTTGTATCTACTATCCAATACATATCTTTGCCGGCTGCTAAGAAAGAAGTAGCTATTGACTTCGCAGACGCATTTGCTACTGAAGATTACGCAACAGAAATCGTTCTGGTTAAAACTGCTACAGGAACAGTAGTTCTTGCGGGTGACTTGAAGTTTGGTAACAGATGGATGTTGGCAAAAGTTGTACGTTTGTACAATGACAAGGGCACTCAATTCTACGGTGAAGGTAACTCCAACACTTATGCGTATAAGTTTAATGTTCCTGAAACTGAATTCGTAGAAGAGACTACAACCAGAGCCATTTCTTCTAAATTCTTTAGTGCTACTTTCAAGATCGTAGATGAAAATGGTATTGAAATGACTTTAGTTCAGAAGATTGCTAAACCTACAGCTAGTACAGAACCGGGTGGAGAAACTCCGAATGTTGAAGTGAAGATTGATTTCTCATTCAATGTTGAAGTTACAAGAACTAATGCTGCTCCTACTCTTGTACCGACAGTAGATACTTTTGATCCTATGATTGTAAATGGAACTGATAGAGTTAAGCAATATACTTATGACATTCCAGTATTAGTAGGTATGAAGACTATTGATATACAGGGAGGTAACCTTGGCAGTGAAACTGCATTAGGTGTAGCAGTTGCTCAAGCTATGAAGGCAGCTACTGATACAATCGTTGCTGATGGATACAAAAACGAACTTATAGAAAAGGGATACAAATTCGAATTAGCACCTTACACTGCTGTTAAGAGTATCACTTCTAAACAAGAATTCGTTGATTTCACTATAGGAGTAACAAAGGTAACTTCTACTACTATTATTACTTCAGGAGATGAAGAACCTGTTGAAACGACTACAGATGTAGACATGGATCTGTCTGGAGTATATGCGAAATACCAAGCTGCAGGTACAGCTACCGTTAACTATGACGATATGGAAATCATTAAGGTTTCTCACGATCATGGTCATGACCACGGTCATGGTACAGGCAACGCTGGTGGTGGTATCATCGAGGCTGAATAA
- a CDS encoding YjbH domain-containing protein — protein MQMKRIIVTYLFLCCAFVLSAQLTYGTTGLLHAPSAEMQKDKTIMLGANFMNKEITPPTWYYHTYNYYLNVTFFPWLEVAYTCTLFKAEALGLKPYGYSGFTNQDRYFSVRLRALKEGQFWKYMPAVVLGTSDPFTSSGGGVVGSSSGNGYFSRFYIAATKHLPIGTEEIGVHLSYLYNQRKEYKLNGIAAGITYNPSFAPDLRVIAEYDSKDFALGATYLLFNHLHLQVELQRMQYFTGGLMFRFNLK, from the coding sequence ATGCAGATGAAGCGAATAATAGTTACGTACTTGTTTTTATGCTGTGCGTTTGTACTTTCGGCTCAATTAACTTACGGTACTACAGGTTTGTTGCATGCCCCTTCCGCAGAAATGCAGAAAGATAAGACAATAATGCTGGGTGCCAACTTTATGAACAAGGAGATAACTCCTCCTACGTGGTACTATCATACGTACAACTATTACCTGAACGTGACCTTTTTCCCCTGGTTGGAAGTGGCATACACATGCACACTTTTCAAAGCGGAAGCACTGGGCTTAAAGCCTTACGGTTACTCAGGTTTTACGAATCAGGACAGATATTTCTCTGTCCGGCTGCGAGCTTTGAAAGAAGGGCAATTCTGGAAGTATATGCCGGCTGTGGTTCTGGGAACATCAGACCCGTTTACTTCTTCCGGAGGTGGGGTAGTTGGTTCATCAAGCGGAAACGGATATTTCAGCCGTTTTTATATAGCTGCAACCAAGCATCTGCCGATAGGAACAGAAGAAATCGGAGTACACCTCTCTTATTTATATAATCAGAGAAAGGAGTACAAGCTGAACGGAATAGCGGCGGGTATCACTTACAATCCCAGTTTCGCACCGGATTTGAGGGTGATAGCGGAATATGATTCGAAAGATTTTGCGTTGGGTGCCACCTATTTGTTGTTCAACCATTTGCATTTACAGGTGGAATTACAACGAATGCAATATTTCACTGGTGGATTGATGTTCAGGTTTAACCTGAAATAA